The Sphingobacteriales bacterium nucleotide sequence ATACAATGTTTTACATTTTTTTGTATTTTTACGGATATATTTAATTAAAAATAACTTTTTAACATGAAAAAAATACTATACTTAGTTTTATTTTTTGCTGTTATCGATGCACATGCAAAAATCACTTACAGTATCGGAATAAAAGGTGGTCCTGTGTTTGGTAGATTTAAAAACTACAGCTTAGAAGGCTCAAAAAAATCAAGTCTTGGTGGACAGTTTTCGTCTAGAATTGGTGGTGGTGGTGGAATCAATGGTAGAATTTGGTTCAACAAATTCATAGGTATTGATTTAGGTGTAGAATTTAATATGGGTGGAAATATCCAAAAAGCACAACAACAAATGCCAACTGGATTTAGAGAAAGAATTTTAACACATAAAATAAACTATATAACAATACCATTGGTAGCTCACTTAGGTTGGGGAAATGATAGATTAAGAGTTTATGGTACAGCAGGTGGATATTATGCATTGCCAGTACATGGTAGAGAAAATTATGATGAATATATAAATAAAAATCTAGTTACGTCTACTTCATATAAAAAAGACATTGATTTTGATAATGAATTTACTAAAAATGACATTGGAATAAGATTTGGTGCTGGTATTGAAGCATATGTTAGTAAAAATAAAAGACATGGTGTTACTTTTGATGCTACTTATGATTGGGGTTTAACAAAAGTGTACAGAGATGTAATTGACGATTTAGATGATAAAACAAAATTCACTAACTCAAGAACAAATATACAAGTAGGATACATTTATAGATTTGGTGTAGATGAAAAGAAAACTGCATCTACAAAAACAAAAACTGAAAAAGCAAAAACTGAAAAGGTAAAAGAAGAGAAAAAAGCTAAAGAGCCTAAACCTGAAAAAGTGAAAGAAGAAAAGGTAAAGGAAGAATCTAAAGCAAAAGAGAAAAAAGTAAAAGAAACTAAAGAAAAAATAATGACTGAATAGTAATTAGTCTACTAGATATTAAAGGCATAACTTAGGTTATGCCTTTTTGTTTTGTATAATGTTGCAAAATCTTTTGCTGCATAAGTAATAATAATATCTGCACCTGCTCGTTTAATACTTAATAAAGTTTCTTCCATACTTTTCTCATAGTTTAGCCAACCATTTCTTGATGCAGCATGCAACATAGCATACTCACCACTTACATGATAGGCAACTATTGGTAAATAGAAATTTTGTTTTAATACATGAATTACATCTAAGTAATTGATTGCTGGTTTTACCATCAAATAATCAGCACCTTCTTGTTCATCTAATGTGGCTTCACGCATAGCTTCTATTTTATTTGCTGGATTCATTTGATATGTTTTCTTATCGCCACTTTTTGGTGCAGAAGCTAATGCATCTCTGAATGGCCCATAAAATGCACTTGCATATTTTACAGCATATGACATAATTCCAACATTAATATATCCTGCATCATCTAATGCTTTTCTAATAGATGCTACTCTACCATCCATCATATCTGATGGACCAACAATATCAATACCTGCTTTTGCTTGTGCAACAGCCATTTTTTCTAAGATTGGCACTGTAATTTCATTATCTATTTCGCCTTTTTCATTTACGTAGCCATCATGACCATCAGAACTGTATGGATCCATAGCAACATCACTAATCAGACATACATTATTAAATTTAGCTTTAATTTCGCAATTGCTCTTAAATAAAAACAATCTGCTTGATAGCTATATGTTGCATATTTATCTTTTAATGTTTCTTCAAAACTGGAAATAAGATAAATGATTCGATGCCTAATTCAAGACAATTTTCTATTTCCAGCAATACATTATCTAAACTTAGTTGAAATGTATTTGGCAATGATTTTATTTCATTTTTTATATTACTACCATCTATAATGAATAATGGATACACCAATTGCTGTGGTAACAAATGTGTTTCTTGAACTAAATTTCTAATTGCTTGAGATTGTCTGTTTCTTCTTGGACGTTGTAACATGTAGCAAAGTTACAAAAAGCATTTATTTTTTTTCTATTGTTATCGTTACTTCAGTTGCAATAATTTCATTAACATCAATATTTATTGTCTGGGTTACTTCATCTTTAGTGATAATATATTTGTCTGTTCCATTGACTTGAACATTATATCCTGATGGATAGAAACGATTTGGAACAAATATTTCTGTTGGTTTGTTAATCGTTGGATTTGAAGAATAAGTCATCGTAAAAACTTTTGTTGAATTATCAAAGTTTAATGATATAATTTTGCCTGCAATTGCTTTTGGATATGTTCTTACTAAGTATTGTAAAATTGCTGTTTCAGTGCCATCGTCATTTAATGGACTCCAACCACCTCTGTCATTGCTCCAATATGTCCAATGCCATTGATTTCTATCTGACATATTCATAAAATCAGTTAGATACACATCAAATTCTGCATTATTTGGCGATAACCCAAACTCGCCAGTAACTAATGGAATGTTATTATTTTTTTGTGTTACATCTTTTTTTCGTTCACGTTCCCAATCTATCAGATTTTTTTTAGATGATGCTGAATAACCTAAACCTTCGTGTGTGTCGTATGGATAGCAATGTGGTGCATATACTAATTTTGATGGTGTTCTGGTATCTATAATTGCTGGCAAATTGCTTGGTGCTCCGAATGTAACTGGTGCTGGTGTTGGCTCAAAAAATAGATATTTATTTTGATCTATTGCTCTTATTTTTGGTATTAGTCTATTATAAAAATCGTATAGTTGTTTCCTTTCAAATTCGCCTGTAATAAATACTTTTAAAAGATCTCCGCCCCAAGGTTCGTTCATCAAATCGTAGCCAATTACATATGGGTTATCCTTAAATCTTTCTGCCACTTTTTGCCATGCTAAAGCATAATGGTCTTGTAAGTCTTTATGGTTTGTATAACTCCAAAAGTTAATCCAACTATTCACCACAGCTGGATCTATATTTTTTAACCACCAAGGTGTTTCAGCACCTAAGTCTATTGGTTCTTTGCCATTTGGTCTGATTGCCCAATCTGGTGCACCATCGCCACCAAATTTTAGTGCATACAAATCTTGATGCATGTCTAACATAACATACATTTTTCTATTGGTGTACCACTCAACTCTTTCTTGAATTCTATCTAAATAGGCTTCGCTAAAAACATCTTTTTCTGGTTCTATATTATCCCAAAAAATTAAATAACGAACAAAATTAAAACCAAATTCTTTTGCTTCTCTATCTACATCACTTTCAGCAATCCAAGGATTTCTTTGTGGTTCTGATTTGGCAGAACTTGATGTATTCAATCCATGTAATATTAATTGTCGTCCGTATTGGTCTTGTATAATACTTGGATCTTCTTCATATTTTGCAACTGTACGTTGTCCGTTATTTTCCTTTTTACAAGAAATGGATAAAAATATGATTGATACTATGAGTAACTTAAGTTTATACATTAGAAGAATTTATCTACTAAGATAATAAACTTCGGTATAAGTAATAGAAAATAATTAATTAGAATTAGTGAGTAAGCTATTTAATGCTAATTCGTCGTACGATTTATTAATATTTGAGCTTTGTTTGTATTGTGCATTTGGGTGATAGATAAAGAAGCATGAACCACCTTTGATTGTTTGGATTATTTTTTCGTATTTATCAAATGGTAAAGCAGGACAACCTTGGCTTCTGCCTAATCTTCCGTGTGCTTGAATAAAATCAAAGCTTACATAGTCTGCTGCATGGATAACAACGCCTCTTTCTCTTGCATTTGAATTTATTCCTGATTCTTGACCATCTAATTTTAAAGAATAGCCTTTTGAACCATCATAAGTTTCGCTTGCGACATACGCACCTAAGCTGCTTTGGTATGATTGATTGTTGTTTGAGAAATATTGTGCATAGTTTTCGCCACTATTTTTTCCATGTGCACACAAACTTTTTTGAATTAATTTTCTATTTTTTAAATCGATTACAAATAAACGCTCTGTGGTTGATGGTTTTGAAAAATCTACAATAGTGATGATATTTGGTTTTGAGATTTTATTGGATTCTAACAAATAATTGTAGCTATTTAATGTCATTTTAATTGCCTCTGGAGAAATGTACTTAAATTGTTGTATTAATGAATTTAGCGCATTTTCTTCAACTGGAATTGAATCTATTTTTTCTTCTGACTTAATCTCTTCAATATCAAATAAAAATTCTTGATTGGCTGAGATATCTATGGTTCTATTATTTAAAGTAGCGTTGTCAAAGTTATTTCCGAATGATGTAAATGTATTTAATGGAAACAACACAATTGACCAAACTAATGCAAACGATCTTACTTTCATTTTTTGACTTGGGTTTTATTCTTCTATAACGTTAAGTAATGTTTTTAAAGTGCCTAAAAATAAGCCAAAAGTCTTAGGCATCCTAAAAAACAGTGAGAAAAAACCCTAATTTTTTGTTAATCGATGTTTTTTTATAAAGTAATTAACAAAATTACATCATCAATCCTTTGAAATATGACTGATTTACGAGTTTAAATGTCTTGAAATTTAGATGATATTTTCCACTAAAGAAGAAACGTGCATTAAACCTAAAAAATAAAAAAATGATGAGTATGTATGATGACAACAGTTTTTGTTTTTTTAGATAGTAAATATGATTTCTGATATTTAACTTGATATGAAAATCGCTGAACTTAAATTTTGTAGGCGAACCATCGCGCATTTTTGATAAGCCACCTACTTTGTGAAAAAACTGTGCGTTGGGAAAATATAATAATTTGTGTTTTTTCTGCTTATAAATTCTATAGAAGAAATCTGTATCATCAAAATAAGCGAAATATTTTTCATCCATGTAGCCAATGTCATCAATCACTTCTTTTTTCATTAATACACATGCTGTTGGTGCGTAGTCTACAGTTTCAATATTGTTGTATTGTCCTTTATCTTCTTCGTGTATGCCTCTGTGATAGTTTAGATATCCATCTTTTTTGTGCAAAATTGTGCCTGCCCACCATATCATTGTAGTTTCTGGATGATACATCATTTTTGGTGCAATCATACTTGCATTCAGCAACTCCATGTTGTAGACCAATTTTTCGAATAGCGTATGTTCAAATTCTACATCATTATTTAATAGCATGATATAATCACATGCATCAGCTAATGCTTGTTTAATTCCTTGGTTGTTTCCTGCAGCAACGCCAACATTTTTGTTATTCTTTATAATTTTACAATTAAAATTATGTGGAATATCTATCATAGCTAGAGTTGCATCTGCAGAAATATTATCAATTACATATAATGTGAAATTTTTATACGTTTGATTGGAAACGCTTTGCAAAAATCCTGGTAAAACTTTTTCACTATTGTAAGTAATGGTAACAACTCCGATTTTTTTCATCTCAATTACAAAGATAGAATAATTTTAGAATTGAAAAATCGAACATCAAATTTACATTGATGCATACATACAATAGTAATGTCTACAAAACTATTGTTTCATTATTTTGAATAATGCATGTATAAAAAATATGTTAATAAAATAGTAAGTATTAAATTCTTACTTCAGTGAGTTGATGATTAGACCAGATTTTAGTTTCGGCTCAAACCATGTTGATTTTGGTGGCATTATTTTTCCTGCATCTGCAACTTGCATCAATTGTTCTATTGAAACTGGGTAAAACGCAAATGCTAATTGCATTTCATTGCTATCTACTCTTTGTTGTAATGCTTGTAATCCACGAATTCCACCAACAAAATCTATACGTTTGTCTGTGCGTTGGTCTTGTATGTTTAGTATATTTTCTAAAACATATTTTGTAAAAATACTGATGTCTAACACTTCTATTTCATCTGCAAATTCGTAAGTATTTTTCTTAGCTGTTAGTTTATACCAATTCTTGCCTAAATACATAGAAAACTCATGCAATTGTGTTGGTTTATATTGCTGCTCTCCTATTTTTTCAACAATAAAATTCTCTTCTATTTTTGAAATTAATTCTTCAGTACTTAAACTATTTGTGTCTTTAATTACTCTATTATAATCTTGAATTTGCAATTGTGTAGATGGAAATAAACATGATAAAAAATAATTGTAACTTTCATTTCCATCATGTTTTGGATTGGCATCTCTTAGTTGTTTTCCAACTTTAGCTGATGCAGCAGTACGATGATGTCCATCTGCTATATATGTAAATGGCACTTTGGTTGCAAAAAGTATTTGCAATGTATTTATTGTTATTTGATTTTCTATTTTCCAAAGTTGGTGCCTCACTTCTTGGCTATCGACAAAATCATATTCTGCTGTATGTTTTGATATATAATCTTGTATGATTAAATCTATTTCTTGTATTGCTCTATATGCTAAAAAAACCATGCCTGGCTGTGCCATTTTGGTTATCATATGTTTTATTCTATCATTTTCTTTAGCAACTAAAGTGTATTCGTGTTTTTTTATTTTGTCTTCAAAATAATCATCAATAGAAGAACCTGCAACCAAACCAATTTGTGTTCTGCCTTGCATAGTTTGTGCATAAATGTATAGACATGGTGCGTCTTCTTTGATTAAAACACCATCTTCTATTAATTTATCAAATACTTCTTTACCTTTCTGATATACTTTTTCGTCGTATTGTTCAATTGGTGTATCAAAATTTATTTCTGGTTTAGATACGCGCAAAAAAGATATTGGATTGTCTTTTGCTTCTTCTTTTGCTTCTTCAGAATTTAGAACATCATAAGGTTTTGCTGCAACTAAGTGTACTACATCTTTTCTTGGTCTTAGTGCTTGTAATGGTTGTATTGTTATCATAAATACTGGAAAATAATATTTGGTGAATGATTAAAAATAATAAAATATTATTTCATAGTTTATATTTTTGAGTTTTGTTCGTATGAAAGAACTTTATCTTTAATGCTCAACAAATAATCAATATCATCGTATCCATTTATCATACATGTTTTTTTGTATGGATTAATTTCAAAATTTTCTGATTGATTATTTAATGTAATAGTTTGCTTTTCTAAATCTACAACTAATTCTGTTGATGGATTTTCTTCTATGGCATTGAAAATTGATTGTAGAAAATCATCAGATACAATAACTGATAGTAGTCCATTGTTCAATGCATTGTTTTTAAAAATATCTGCAAAGAATGATGATACTACGACACTAAAACCATAATCGTGTATTGCCCAAGCTGCGTGCTCACGTGATGAGCCACAACCAAAGTTTTTTCCTGCTACTAATATTTTACCTTTATACTTTTTATCATTCAATACAAAATCTGGTTTTTCTGTATTGTCTGCATTATATCTCCAATCTCTAAATAAATTATCTCCAAAGCCTTCTCTGTTTGTAGCTTTTAGGAAACGAGCTGGAATAATTTGGTCAGTATCTATGTCTTCAATATTTAATGGAACTGCTGTTGAAGCTATGGTCTTAAATTTATCCATAAAAAAATAATATTCTTAGTTGTCTATAATAATGTTCTTACATCTACAATTTTCCCAGTAATTGCTGCTGCTGCTGCTGTTAATGGACTTGCTAATAATGTTCTGGAATTTGGTCCTTGTCTGCCTTCAAAGTTTCTATTTGATGTAGACACACAATATTTTCCTGCAGGAATTTTATCTTCATTCATTCCTAAACAAGCAGAACAACCTGGTTCACGAAGCTCCATTCCTGCTTCTTTTAGTATCACATCAATTCCTTCTTCTATTGCTTGTTTTTCTACTTGTTTGCTACCTGGCACTATCCAAACTGTAACATCTTTTGCTTTTGTTTTTCCTTTTACTACATCGGCAAATAACCTCAAATCTTCGATGCGAGAATTGGTACAGCTACCTATAAAAACATAATCTATTGGTTTTTGTAATAATGTTTCGCCACGTTCAAAATCCATATATTGCAATGCTTTATCTAAGCCTACATCTTCTTTTTCTGGATTTGGAATTTCATCAGAAATTTTAATTCCCATTCCTGGATTAGTTCCAAAGGTAATCATTGGTTCTATATCTTCGGCTGCAAAAGTATATTCTTTATCGAACACAGCATCGGTATCTGATACTAATAGTTTCCAACTTTCTACTGCTTTATCAAAATCATTGCCTTGAGGTGCAAATGGCCTTCCTTTTATATAATTAAAAGTTACCTCATCTGGTGCAATCATTCCTCCACGTGCGCCCATTTCAATACTCATATTGCAAATAGTCATACGTGCTTCCATGCTCAAACTGCGAATGGCACTTCCTGCAAATTCTATAAAATATCCAGTGCCTCCACTTGCTGAAATTTTTGATAAAATATATAATACAATATCTTTAGAAACGATTCCTTTACCAATTTTTCCTTCTATATTTATGCGCATTGTTTTAGGTCTAGTTTGCAAGATGCACTGTGTAGCTAATACTTGCTCTACTTCAGATGTGCCAATACCAAATGCTATTGCACCAAATGCACCATGTGTAGATGTATGCGAATCTCCACAAACCATAGTAAGTCCTGGTTGTGTAACGCCTAATTCTGGTCCAATGACATGCACAATTCCTTGAAATGGATGTCCTAAACCATACAATTCTATTCCATGATTTTCACAATTCTTAATCAAAGTGTCTACTTGATGTTTAGATAGTGCTTCACGAATTGGTAAATGTTGATCTTTTGTAGGTACATTATGGTCTGCTGTGGCAATAGTTTGCTTTGGTCTTAGTACCTTAATGCCTCTTTTATCTAATCCTGCGAATGCTTGTGGTGTAGTAACTTCATGAATCAGGTGTTTATCTATATATATTACATCTGGTCCATTTGGAATTGATTCCACAATATGTTTTTCCCATACTTTTTCAAACAATGTTTTTCCCATAAAAACGAATTGCCATAAAATTATTGAAAAAGGATTGAAGGATTTTTTATTTTCTATTAAGGTATTATTAAGAAGAGTGTTATATATTCAACTATTTTAATGCATTAATCATTGCCATTGCTTTTAGCTTACATTCTTCGTATTCGCTTTCTGCATCTGCATCAATGGTAATGGCACTTCCTGTTTGTATACATATATATTTATTTTCTTTATTATACAAAATACTTCTGATGACTACATTAAAATCAAAATTTCCTTTTGGTGTAATATAGCCAACGCAACCAGAAAATAAACCTCTTTGTGTATGTTCGTATTTTTCTATTAATTGCATTGCTGCAATTTTTGGTGCGCCAGTCATGCTTCCCATCGGAAATAATGCACGTATTATTTCTGCAAATGTTGTTTCTTTATCTACTGTGCATTTTACTGTAGATATTAGCTGATGCACTTGCTCAAATGTATATAATCCGAATAATTCTTCTACTTCTACGCTGTTTTTAGTAGCAATTCTTGACATGTCATTTCTTACCAAATCAACTATCATTATATTTTCGCTACGCTCTTTTTCATTAAAGTACAATTCGTTCTTTATTGCACTGTCTGTTGCTGTATCTGTGCCTCTTTTTCTTGTTCCTTTTATTGGCTGACAAATAAGTGTTTGCTGAGTTTTCTTTAAAAATCTTTCTGGGCTAGCACACATTAGATAATTATTTGTATGCTTGTAGTAACAACTAAATGGTGCTTTTGAAATTGTATTCAATTGCTCAAATACATTTGTAGTATCTATTGCTATATTTTCAGCAAAATATTCTTGGCAAAAATTGAGTTCATAAATATTTCCTATTCTAATTTCTTCTTTAATTTTATTTACAATATCAATATATGCTGTTTTATCAATTCTATTTCTTATCTCAATTTTTTGATTTGCAGTGTCTGTTTTATGTTTTCTATCTTGCTCAAATAATTTTTTAAATTTCTCAATTCCTTCAAAATTTGTAACTCCAATATCTACTTTTTCGTTTTCGATTCTGATAATATATTTTGGAACAAAAAATTGTATTAATGGATTGTTGATATTATCAATATTTTTAGAACTCAAATTTTCAAAAGTATTTTTCAAATCATAACTTAAGAAACCAAATAACCATGCATTGTGTTGTTGTGAAAAATTTTGAAAATCAGCTAGTAGATTTTTGCTTTCAATTGCACTTTCAAATACATGAAGTGCATCTATTGCAAAGAATGACCCAAAGGTAGAATATGGATAATTTGGGTAATTGTTTGAATCTAAATAACAGAAATAATTAAATTGTTCAGAAAGTTGCAACAGCTTGCGTTTAAACAAATTTATGTCATCAACTGCGTAAGGATAAAACTGGTGCATGTATTCGATTTACAGAACAATCAAAGATTCTCGTTCTGGTCCATTTGATACCATAGATACTTTTGTTTCCAAATATTGTTCTATAAAACTTATATAGGTAGACAAGGTTTCTGGTAGCGCTTGGCCATTTATTATCTTGCCCCAAGATTTAAAATTTTCTACAATAGGTTCAATTTCTGTGCTCAACAAATCAAAAGGCAATTCGTTTGTTGTTTTATCATCATATTGATATGCCGTACACACGCCAAATTCTTCAAATGCATTTAATACATCTGTTTTGGTAATTACCAAATCTGTTACACCATTTAACATACATGTATATTTTAGTGCTGGCAAATCTATCCATCCACATCGTCTTGGTCTTCCTGTAGTAGCACCAAATTCGCCACCTTCTTTTCTTAGTTTCTCGCCTACTTCATTATCCAACTCAGAAGGAAATGGCCCACTACCAACTCTTGTGCAATATGCTTTTGTAATGCCTATCACTTTGTTGATTGCACTTGGTGGTACACCCAAACCTGTACACACAGCTGATATTGTATTGGAAGATGTAACAAATGGATATGTCCCAAAATCAATATCTAACATAGAACCTTGTGCACCTTCTGCCAGAATTTTTTTACCAGCTTTTATTTGTTGATGGATAAAATAACTAGATTCTGTTTGTTGGTATTCTTTTAATCTTTCAATTGCCTCAAACCATATTTCTTCTTGAGGTTCTAACTCAAAATTATAATTATAAATTTGTAATAATTGCAAATGCTTACTTTTCAGCAATTCGTATTTTACTATAAAATCATCTTCAAGAATATCTCCTATTCTAAGTCCATTACGACCAGTTTTGTCCATATACGTTGGTCCAATTCCTTTGAGCGTAGAGCCAATTTTAGAATCGCCTTTTGATGACTCTGATGCAGCATCTAATATTTTATGTGTTGGTAGTATAATATTAGCACGTTTAGAAATAATCAATCTATCTTTTACACTTATACCATCATTTTCTAGGTTATCAATTTCTTTTATCAAAGTAACTGGGTCAATCACGACACCATTACCAATGAAGTTAATTTTTCCTTCTCTAAAAATTCCTGATGGTATTGTGTGTAACACTTGTTTTTTTCCATTTATCACTAATGTATGTCCAGCATTTGGTCCACCTTGAAACCTTGCTATAACATCATATTCTTCGGCAAGGTAATCAACGATTTTACCTTTACCTTCATCGCCCCATTGTAATCCTAAAATAACGTCTACTGACATAATATTGCTTTATATTTTTTCAATTTCTTTCTGTGGTCTGAAAATGAGAAATTTAATTAAAATAACCAATTTTATTGTGTCATTTTTTTGTTAGTGTTTTTCTTTCTCAATAATTTTACAATATTTTTATATTTTAGCCTAAAATATCTAAATGAAAATCAGATTAGCTACAATAGCAGTTTTAGTTGCTGTATTGTTCACCATAGGTTGCAAAACCAAACAAAAGGATAATCAATCAACAACTACAACGCTAGAAGAAAAAAAAGTTGAACGACCTACCTTTTCTTCTGATTCAGCTTACTTATATATTGAACAACAAATAGCATTTGGCCCCAGAATTCCAAACACTACACCACAAAAGAAATGTGCCGATTATCTTTCCAATAAATTAAAACAATTTGGTGCTAATGTAGTTGTGCAAGAGACAAAATTAACCATCTATGATGGACGTACAGTTCCTTGCTACAATATTATTGGCACATACAATCCTACATCAAAAAGAAGATTAATGTTGTTTGCACATTGGGATACAAGGCCATTTGCAGACAGAGATGTTTCGGAAGCTAGCAAACCCAATTTAGGTGTAGATGATGGTGCATCTGGCGTAGCTGTACTGCTAGAAATTGCAAGACAATTGCAAGCTAAACAAGCAGAAATTGGTGTAGATATTATGTTTTTTGATGTCGAAGATTTTGGTCCACCAATGGATAAAGAAACATCATATGCTGATGGAGATTATTATGCACTTGGCACACAATATTGGTGTCACAACAAGCATATACCAAATTACACTGCTGATTTTGGCATTTTGTTGGATATGGTTGGTGCTAAAAATGCCACATTTACCTACGAAGGTATATCTATGCAGTACGCAAGTAGCTTGATGAAAGATGTGTGGCAAACAGCACATCAGTTAGGTTTTGGCAGTTATTTTCAGAAAAGAAATACAGCACCTATTGTTGATGACCACTATTATGTAAATACCATAGCACAAATACCATCTATGGATATAATATATAGAACCTATGAAACCGAAACAGGATTTGCAAAACATTGGCATACGCAAGAAGATAAGTTGGAAAACATAGATAAAAACACTTTGCAAGCCGTAGGAGAAACTGTTTTAGCAACAATTTATAATTTTTAAAAAAATCTCTTTATTATTTGAAAATAAAAATGTACTTTTGCAGTCGCTATTCAGTTTTTGTATTGAGTATAGCAGGGTCTTATATCACATCCTGTTAGAGCACCTGACTCATAATCAGGGGGTCCCAGGTTCGAGCCCTGGTGGGACCACAAACTTTATAAAAGCACCTAATATATTAGGTGCTTTTTTTATTATATCTTGATGTTTTAACCTAAATTTGTAGTGTTTTTGCAATTTGTTAGATAACTTTTCCGATTTGTTAT carries:
- a CDS encoding PorT family protein encodes the protein MKKILYLVLFFAVIDAHAKITYSIGIKGGPVFGRFKNYSLEGSKKSSLGGQFSSRIGGGGGINGRIWFNKFIGIDLGVEFNMGGNIQKAQQQMPTGFRERILTHKINYITIPLVAHLGWGNDRLRVYGTAGGYYALPVHGRENYDEYINKNLVTSTSYKKDIDFDNEFTKNDIGIRFGAGIEAYVSKNKRHGVTFDATYDWGLTKVYRDVIDDLDDKTKFTNSRTNIQVGYIYRFGVDEKKTASTKTKTEKAKTEKVKEEKKAKEPKPEKVKEEKVKEESKAKEKKVKETKEKIMTE
- a CDS encoding cellulase family glycosylhydrolase; amino-acid sequence: MYKLKLLIVSIIFLSISCKKENNGQRTVAKYEEDPSIIQDQYGRQLILHGLNTSSSAKSEPQRNPWIAESDVDREAKEFGFNFVRYLIFWDNIEPEKDVFSEAYLDRIQERVEWYTNRKMYVMLDMHQDLYALKFGGDGAPDWAIRPNGKEPIDLGAETPWWLKNIDPAVVNSWINFWSYTNHKDLQDHYALAWQKVAERFKDNPYVIGYDLMNEPWGGDLLKVFITGEFERKQLYDFYNRLIPKIRAIDQNKYLFFEPTPAPVTFGAPSNLPAIIDTRTPSKLVYAPHCYPYDTHEGLGYSASSKKNLIDWERERKKDVTQKNNNIPLVTGEFGLSPNNAEFDVYLTDFMNMSDRNQWHWTYWSNDRGGWSPLNDDGTETAILQYLVRTYPKAIAGKIISLNFDNSTKVFTMTYSSNPTINKPTEIFVPNRFYPSGYNVQVNGTDKYIITKDEVTQTINIDVNEIIATEVTITIEKK
- a CDS encoding murein L,D-transpeptidase catalytic domain family protein, with translation MKVRSFALVWSIVLFPLNTFTSFGNNFDNATLNNRTIDISANQEFLFDIEEIKSEEKIDSIPVEENALNSLIQQFKYISPEAIKMTLNSYNYLLESNKISKPNIITIVDFSKPSTTERLFVIDLKNRKLIQKSLCAHGKNSGENYAQYFSNNNQSYQSSLGAYVASETYDGSKGYSLKLDGQESGINSNARERGVVIHAADYVSFDFIQAHGRLGRSQGCPALPFDKYEKIIQTIKGGSCFFIYHPNAQYKQSSNINKSYDELALNSLLTNSN
- a CDS encoding glycosyltransferase family 2 protein, yielding MKKIGVVTITYNSEKVLPGFLQSVSNQTYKNFTLYVIDNISADATLAMIDIPHNFNCKIIKNNKNVGVAAGNNQGIKQALADACDYIMLLNNDVEFEHTLFEKLVYNMELLNASMIAPKMMYHPETTMIWWAGTILHKKDGYLNYHRGIHEEDKGQYNNIETVDYAPTACVLMKKEVIDDIGYMDEKYFAYFDDTDFFYRIYKQKKHKLLYFPNAQFFHKVGGLSKMRDGSPTKFKFSDFHIKLNIRNHIYYLKKQKLLSSYILIIFLFFRFNARFFFSGKYHLNFKTFKLVNQSYFKGLMM
- a CDS encoding DUF1015 domain-containing protein; the encoded protein is MITIQPLQALRPRKDVVHLVAAKPYDVLNSEEAKEEAKDNPISFLRVSKPEINFDTPIEQYDEKVYQKGKEVFDKLIEDGVLIKEDAPCLYIYAQTMQGRTQIGLVAGSSIDDYFEDKIKKHEYTLVAKENDRIKHMITKMAQPGMVFLAYRAIQEIDLIIQDYISKHTAEYDFVDSQEVRHQLWKIENQITINTLQILFATKVPFTYIADGHHRTAASAKVGKQLRDANPKHDGNESYNYFLSCLFPSTQLQIQDYNRVIKDTNSLSTEELISKIEENFIVEKIGEQQYKPTQLHEFSMYLGKNWYKLTAKKNTYEFADEIEVLDISIFTKYVLENILNIQDQRTDKRIDFVGGIRGLQALQQRVDSNEMQLAFAFYPVSIEQLMQVADAGKIMPPKSTWFEPKLKSGLIINSLK
- the leuD gene encoding 3-isopropylmalate dehydratase small subunit produces the protein MDKFKTIASTAVPLNIEDIDTDQIIPARFLKATNREGFGDNLFRDWRYNADNTEKPDFVLNDKKYKGKILVAGKNFGCGSSREHAAWAIHDYGFSVVVSSFFADIFKNNALNNGLLSVIVSDDFLQSIFNAIEENPSTELVVDLEKQTITLNNQSENFEINPYKKTCMINGYDDIDYLLSIKDKVLSYEQNSKI
- the leuC gene encoding 3-isopropylmalate dehydratase large subunit; this encodes MGKTLFEKVWEKHIVESIPNGPDVIYIDKHLIHEVTTPQAFAGLDKRGIKVLRPKQTIATADHNVPTKDQHLPIREALSKHQVDTLIKNCENHGIELYGLGHPFQGIVHVIGPELGVTQPGLTMVCGDSHTSTHGAFGAIAFGIGTSEVEQVLATQCILQTRPKTMRINIEGKIGKGIVSKDIVLYILSKISASGGTGYFIEFAGSAIRSLSMEARMTICNMSIEMGARGGMIAPDEVTFNYIKGRPFAPQGNDFDKAVESWKLLVSDTDAVFDKEYTFAAEDIEPMITFGTNPGMGIKISDEIPNPEKEDVGLDKALQYMDFERGETLLQKPIDYVFIGSCTNSRIEDLRLFADVVKGKTKAKDVTVWIVPGSKQVEKQAIEEGIDVILKEAGMELREPGCSACLGMNEDKIPAGKYCVSTSNRNFEGRQGPNSRTLLASPLTAAAAAITGKIVDVRTLL